The Brachyspira hyodysenteriae ATCC 27164 sequence TTATGAATCTTTTCAGGCTTTGAAAAAAATAAATATAGAAATAGACAAAAACAGCGTAACAGCTTTTATAGGACCTTCAGGCTGCGGAAAATCCACACTATTAAAAACTTTCAATAGAATGAATGATCTCGTACCAAAATGCCGAGTTGAAGGAAATATAGAAATAGCAGGAGTTGATATATACAATAAACATATAAATGTATCATATTTAAGAAAAAATGTGGGAATGGTATTTCAGAAATCAAATCTCTTTGCTATGAGCGTTTATGATAATATAGCTTACGGACCTAGAACATTCGGAATCAAAAAGAAATCTCAATTAGATGAAATAGTTGAATACAGTTTAACAAAGGCAGCTATTTGGGACGATATAAAAGACAGATTAACAAAAAATGCTTTAGGACTTTCAGGAGGACAGCAGCAGAGATTATGTATCGCCAGAGCTTTATCTGTTAATCCTAAAATACTTCTTATGGACGAGCCTACAAGTGCATTAGACCCTATAAGTACTGGTAAAATAGAAGACCTTATAAATGAATTAAAAAATGAATATACTATAGTAATAGTAACTCATAATATGCAGCAGGCTATGAGAGTATCGGATAAAACTGCTTTCTTCCTATTCGGTGAAATTGTAGAGTATACTGATACAGAAGAAATATTCTCTAAACCTAAAGATGAAAGAACTGAAAAATATATTACAGGAAGATTCGGTTAATTAATAATTTATTATCATTGCTGAATATAAATTTTATTTGTAAATTAGGCAATTATAAAACAATAAAAAACGGAGATAAAAATGAAAAAATTTGATGAAGAATTAAATAAATTGATAGAACATGTTACTGAAGCTAGTGACATGATATTAGAAGCTTTAAGAAACTCTACTAAAGCTTTAACTGACGGAGATATTGAACTTGCAAATCAAGTAATAGAAAATGACAGAAACATAAACAGAATATCATACAAAATAGAAAGCTCATCTTTAAAAATGCTTTTATTAGAACATCCTGTTGCTACAGATTTAAGAATAGTATCATCAGCATTAAAGATAGCTACAGATTTAGAGAGAATCGGGGATCAGGCTAAGGATATATGCGACTTGCTTAGATTCTTATTAGAAGGAAATATATATAAGAGGAATCTTAATATTATAATAGAGATGTCAAACATAATAGAATATATGATAACTAATTGTCTAAATGCTTTCAAAGAAAAAAATTCTGAACTTTCAA is a genomic window containing:
- the pstB gene encoding phosphate ABC transporter ATP-binding protein PstB — its product is MNNEINNELNFDFDTDKIIKVKDLDLYYESFQALKKINIEIDKNSVTAFIGPSGCGKSTLLKTFNRMNDLVPKCRVEGNIEIAGVDIYNKHINVSYLRKNVGMVFQKSNLFAMSVYDNIAYGPRTFGIKKKSQLDEIVEYSLTKAAIWDDIKDRLTKNALGLSGGQQQRLCIARALSVNPKILLMDEPTSALDPISTGKIEDLINELKNEYTIVIVTHNMQQAMRVSDKTAFFLFGEIVEYTDTEEIFSKPKDERTEKYITGRFG
- the phoU gene encoding phosphate signaling complex protein PhoU produces the protein MKKFDEELNKLIEHVTEASDMILEALRNSTKALTDGDIELANQVIENDRNINRISYKIESSSLKMLLLEHPVATDLRIVSSALKIATDLERIGDQAKDICDLLRFLLEGNIYKRNLNIIIEMSNIIEYMITNCLNAFKEKNSELSKNVIAKDDEVDKLFYKMRDSMVELIKSGTENADQAIYLMMIAKYFEKMGDHAENIAKWVYYYSTGERFK